From the genome of Spirochaetales bacterium, one region includes:
- a CDS encoding 50S ribosomal protein L29 encodes MKESYNDLTFNELLTKREELKKKYRDIRFNMVIGHVDNPLQKRVLRRRLARLNTLINEYQCGIRKANVAGERGQKDEQRQSE; translated from the coding sequence ATGAAAGAATCATATAACGATCTGACATTTAACGAACTCCTGACAAAACGTGAGGAGCTGAAAAAGAAATACAGAGATATACGCTTCAATATGGTGATTGGACATGTGGATAATCCTCTTCAGAAGAGGGTATTACGAAGAAGATTGGCCAGGCTGAACACATTGATAAACGAGTATCAATGCGGTATCAGAAAAGCGAACGTTGCCGGAGAAAGAGGACAGAAGGATGAACAAAGACAAAGCGAATAA
- the rpsQ gene encoding 30S ribosomal protein S17 encodes MNKDKANKKIFTGRVVSNKMNKTIVVAIERKKLHRLYKKYVTRTKKIKAHDEKNECNIDDIVRVIESRPLSKEKSWRLLEIVEKAK; translated from the coding sequence ATGAACAAAGACAAAGCGAATAAAAAGATTTTCACCGGACGGGTAGTCAGTAATAAAATGAATAAGACGATTGTCGTTGCAATTGAAAGGAAAAAGCTTCATCGACTTTATAAAAAGTATGTCACGAGAACGAAGAAGATAAAGGCGCATGACGAGAAAAACGAATGCAATATCGATGATATTGTTCGGGTGATCGAATCAAGGCCTTTGAGTAAGGAAAAATCCTGGCGGTTATTAGAGATCGTTGAAAAGGCAAAATAG
- the rplN gene encoding 50S ribosomal protein L14, translating to MIQTMSYLNVADNSGAKRVACIKVLGGTRRKVADVGDIIVVAVKDALPNAPIKKGSIEKAVVVRTNKEHRRPDGTYIRFDDNACVIIDANKNPKGKRIFGPVARELRDKNYMKIVSLAPEVL from the coding sequence ATGATCCAAACGATGAGCTATTTAAATGTTGCGGATAACAGTGGCGCAAAGCGTGTAGCATGTATAAAGGTACTCGGGGGAACCAGAAGAAAAGTGGCGGACGTCGGTGATATAATCGTGGTCGCCGTAAAAGACGCCTTACCGAATGCGCCGATAAAAAAGGGATCAATTGAAAAGGCAGTGGTCGTGAGAACAAACAAGGAACACAGAAGACCAGATGGAACGTATATTCGCTTCGACGATAATGCATGCGTCATTATCGATGCGAATAAAAATCCGAAGGGAAAGAGAATTTTCGGTCCGGTTGCGCGGGAACTCAGGGACAAGAATTATATGAAAATCGTTTCGCTTGCACCGGAAGTATTATAG
- a CDS encoding 50S ribosomal protein L24: MNGDKGKLRIRKNDQVTIVSGKSIGNSGRVLKVDRKKETVIVEGQNMVKKAMRQRKQNQKGGIVEIEAPVHISNVMINCKKCGKTKIGVKMVDDKKVRVCRKCGEEL; this comes from the coding sequence ATGAACGGTGATAAAGGAAAACTCAGGATTAGGAAGAACGATCAGGTGACGATTGTCTCGGGAAAAAGCATCGGGAATTCGGGAAGGGTATTGAAGGTCGATCGGAAAAAAGAAACCGTGATCGTCGAAGGACAGAATATGGTCAAAAAGGCGATGAGACAACGAAAGCAGAATCAGAAAGGCGGTATTGTCGAGATTGAAGCCCCTGTTCATATATCGAATGTGATGATCAATTGCAAGAAATGCGGAAAGACTAAAATCGGCGTTAAAATGGTTGACGATAAAAAGGTGCGGGTATGCAGAAAATGCGGGGAGGAATTGTAA
- the rplE gene encoding 50S ribosomal protein L5, with protein MSKKNLPTVKKYYEETVKKELVKEFEYKTIMQVPKLQKIVVSMGMGDAIQNKKLLDSAVDEVSQITGQRAVKTKARKSIAGFKVRAGMEIGVMVTLRGDIMYEFFDRLINVAIPRIKDFRGTNPNSFDGHGNYSIGITEQIIFPEIDYDKIERINGLNISIVTSAKSDREAKSLLEKLGMPFRK; from the coding sequence ATGTCGAAGAAGAATCTGCCAACAGTAAAAAAATATTACGAAGAGACGGTGAAAAAGGAACTCGTCAAAGAGTTCGAGTATAAAACAATCATGCAGGTACCGAAGCTGCAAAAAATTGTCGTGAGCATGGGAATGGGAGACGCCATTCAAAACAAAAAACTTCTCGACTCGGCGGTCGATGAGGTGTCGCAGATTACGGGCCAGCGGGCCGTGAAAACAAAGGCGAGAAAATCAATTGCCGGATTCAAGGTAAGGGCTGGCATGGAAATCGGTGTCATGGTAACCCTTCGCGGAGATATCATGTATGAGTTTTTCGACAGACTGATTAATGTCGCTATTCCGAGAATAAAGGATTTCAGGGGAACTAATCCGAACTCGTTCGACGGACACGGTAATTATTCGATTGGTATCACGGAACAGATTATTTTCCCGGAAATCGATTATGATAAAATCGAACGGATCAATGGTTTGAATATTTCCATCGTTACATCGGCCAAATCCGACAGGGAAGCTAAAAGTCTTCTTGAAAAACTTGGAATGCCGTTCCGAAAGTAA
- a CDS encoding type Z 30S ribosomal protein S14, with the protein MARKAMILKSQKKPKFKTRKVNRCRLCGRVRGYMRKFQMCRICFRKLASEGLIPGVTKSSW; encoded by the coding sequence ATGGCGAGAAAAGCAATGATTTTAAAATCGCAAAAAAAACCCAAGTTCAAAACGAGAAAGGTGAACAGGTGTCGCCTGTGCGGAAGGGTTCGGGGATATATGAGAAAATTTCAGATGTGTCGCATCTGTTTCAGAAAACTTGCCAGCGAAGGATTAATTCCTGGTGTGACGAAATCTAGTTGGTAA